One stretch of Podospora bellae-mahoneyi strain CBS 112042 chromosome 2, whole genome shotgun sequence DNA includes these proteins:
- a CDS encoding hypothetical protein (COG:U; EggNog:ENOG503P1UB) → MVLTHTTNHTYAHPFPAVSLAFFLRYCSPQLNPFASHVLSTDTIDSHIDPATGRLHTTRIHLKKSRMPPAVMKLLPTTLTGGTASQASYILETSVVDMREGWMSTESRNLNFVGVLSVVERQMYSIPKTRTLDNTEVETKVVFRSRLGEKLRDKLSHQNLSTTAQEGGFFARLGARGIQRSIETLASTKTQDQLGKSREGMKMILERLRQTGIIGVLELRRAARERSMAAA, encoded by the coding sequence ATGGTCctcacccacaccaccaaccacacctACGCCCATCCCTTCCCCGCCGTCTCGCTCGCTTTCTTCCTCCGCTACTGCTCCCCCCAGCTCAACCCCTTTGCCTCTCATGTCCTCAGCACCGACACCATCGACTCCCACATCGACCCTGCCACCGGCCGCCTCCACACAACCCGCATCCACCTCAAGAAGTCCCGCATGCCCCCCGCCGTCATGAAGCTCCTCCCTACCACCCTCACAGGCGGGACCGCCTCCCAGGCCTCGTACATTCTCGAGACTTCCGTGGTGGATATGCGCGAAGGCTGGATGTCTACCGAGTCTCGCAACCTCAACTTCGTCGGCGTGCTGTCGGTAGTCGAAAGACAAATGTACAGCATTCCCAAGACGAGAACTCTGGACAACACCGAGGTGGAAACCAAGGTTGTGTTCAGATCcaggttgggggagaagctCCGGGACAAGTTGTCGCATCAGAACCTGTCTACCACTGCCCAGGAGGGCGGGTTCTTCGCCAGGCTGGGAGCGAGGGGTATCCAGAGGAGCATTGAAACGCTGGCTTCGACAAAGACGCAGGATCAATTGGGAAAGAGTAGAGAGGGCATGAAGATGATtctggagaggttgaggcaGACTGGGATCATTGGTGTGCTAGAGTTGAGGCGGGCCGCGAGAGAGCGGAGTatggctgctgcttga